The following are encoded together in the Peromyscus leucopus breed LL Stock chromosome 1, UCI_PerLeu_2.1, whole genome shotgun sequence genome:
- the LOC114687240 gene encoding olfactory receptor 52L1-like: MALSNSSWRQPQPSFFLVGIPGLEESQHWIALPLGVLYLLALVGNVTIIFIIWTDSSLHQPMYLFLAMLAAIDLVLASSTAPKALTVLLAYAHEIGYIVCLTQMFFIHAFSSMESGILVAMALDRYVAICHPLRHSTILHPGIIGRIGMVVLVRGLVLLIPFPILLQNLVFCRATVISHAYCEHMAVVKLACSETIVNRAYGLSVALLVVGLDVLAIGISYALILQAVLKVPGGKARLKAFSTCGSHVCVILIFYIPGMFSFLTHRFGHHVPHHVHVLLATLYLLVPPALNPLVYGVKTRQIRQRVLRVFYTKASS, from the coding sequence ATGGCCCTCAGCAATTCCAGCTGGAGgcaaccccagccctctttcttccTGGTAGGCATTCCAGGCTTGGAGGAAAGTCAGCACTGGATAGCGTTGCCCCTGGGTGTCCTTTACTTGCTTGCTCTAGTGGGCAATGTGACTATTATCTTCATCATCTGGACTGACTCCTCCTTGCACCAACCCATGTACCTCTTCCTGGCCATGCTTGCTGCTATTGACCTGGTCCTGGCCTCCTCCACTGCACCCAAAGCCCTCACAGTGCTCCTGGCTTATGCTCATGAGATTGGGTACATTGTCTGCCTGACTCAGATGTTCTTCATTCATGCCTTCTCATCTATGGAGTCAGGCATACTTGTGGCCATGGCTCTGGACCGCTATGTAGCCATCTGCCACCCTCTGCGCCATTCTACCATCTTGCATCCAGGGATCATAGGGCGCATTGGGATGGTGGTGCTAGTGAGGGGATTGGTCCTCCTCATCCCTTTCCCCATCCTATTGCAGAATCTTGTCTTCTGCAGAGCCACTGTCATAAGCCATGCCTACTGTGAGCATATGGCTGTGGTAAAACTTGCCTGTTCTGAAACCATAGTGAATCGAGCCTATGGGCTGTCAGTGGCACTGCTGGTAGTTGGGCTAGATGTCCTGGCCATTGGCATTTCCTATGCCCTCATCCTCCAGGCAGTGCTGAAGGTCCCAGGGGGTAAAGCCAGACTCAAGGCTTTCAGTACATGTGGGTCTCATGTTTGTGTCATTCTCATCTTCTACATTCCTGGAATGTTCTCTTTCCTCACTCACCGCTTTGGGcaccatgttccccatcatgtCCATGTTCTGCTGGCCACTCTCTATCTTCTTGTGCCACCTGCCCTCAATCCTCTTGTTTATGGGGTGAAGACTCGACAGATCCGCCAGCGAGTGCTCAGGGTGTTCTACACAAAAGCATCAAGCTGA
- the LOC114687211 gene encoding olfactory receptor 52L1-like, with translation MTWVSFHSSFSVLLIMALSNSSWRQPQPSFFLVGIPGLEESQHWIALPLGVLYLLALVGNVTIIFIIWTDSSLHQPMYLFLAMLAAIDLVLASSTAPKALTVLLAYAHEIGYIVCLTQMFFIHAFSSMESGILVAMALDRYVAICHPLRHSTILHPGIIGRIGMVVLMRGLVLLIPFPILLQNLVFCRATVISHAYCEHMAVVKLACSETIVNRAYGLSVALLVVGLDVLAIGISYALILQAVLKIPGSEARLKAFSTCGSHVCVILIFYIPGMFSFLTHRFGHHVPHHVHVLLATFYLLVPPALNPLVYGVKTRQIRQRVLRVFYTKASI, from the coding sequence ATGACCTGGGTGTCTTttcactcttccttctctgtgctgtTGATCATGGCCCTCAGCAATTCCAGCTGGAGgcaaccccagccctctttcttccTGGTAGGCATTCCAGGCTTGGAGGAAAGTCAGCACTGGATAGCGTTGCCCCTGGGTGTCCTTTACTTGCTTGCTCTAGTGGGCAATGTGACTATTATCTTCATCATCTGGACTGACTCCTCCTTGCACCAACCCATGTACCTCTTCCTGGCCATGCTTGCTGCTATTGACCTGGTCCTGGCCTCCTCCACTGCACCCAAAGCCCTCACAGTGCTCCTGGCTTATGCTCATGAGATTGGGTACATTGTCTGCCTGACTCAGATGTTCTTCATTCATGCCTTCTCATCTATGGAGTCAGGCATACTTGTGGCCATGGCTCTGGACCGCTATGTAGCCATCTGCCACCCTCTGCGCCATTCCACCATCCTGCATCCAGGAATTATAGGGCGCATTGGGATGGTGGTGCTAATGAGGGGATTGGTCCTCCTCATCCCTTTCCCCATCCTATTGCAGAATCTTGTCTTCTGCAGAGCCACTGTCATAAGCCATGCCTACTGTGAGCATATGGCTGTGGTAAAACTTGCCTGTTCTGAAACCATAGTGAATCGAGCCTATGGGCTGTCAGTGGCACTGCTGGTAGTTGGGCTAGATGTCCTGGCCATTGGCATTTCCTATGCCCTCATCCTTCAGGCAGTGCTGAAGATCCCAGGGAGTGAAGCCAGACTCAAGGCTTTCAGTACATGTGGGTCTCATGTTTGTGTCATTCTCATCTTCTACATTCCTGGAATGTTCTCTTTCCTCACTCACCGCTTTGGGcaccatgttccccatcatgtCCATGTTCTGCTGGCCACATTCTATCTTCTTGTGCCACCTGCCCTCAATCCTCTTGTTTATGGGGTGAAGACTCGACAGATCCGCCAACGAGTGCTCAGGGTGTTCTACACAAAAGCATCAATTTGA
- the LOC114687239 gene encoding LOW QUALITY PROTEIN: olfactory receptor 52K1-like (The sequence of the model RefSeq protein was modified relative to this genomic sequence to represent the inferred CDS: inserted 1 base in 1 codon) yields MTMILSNNSHLLLHTFFLAGIPGLTAAHIWISLPFCFMFVLSLTGNAILLSLIWTEHRLHQPMFLFLAMLSFVDLVLSLSTLPKMLAIFWFSATAISSYACLSQMFVIHAFSAMESGVLVAMALDRFVAICNPLHYATILTPEVVAKIGGLVALRGVGLTIFFPSLAHRLSYCGSHTIAYTYCEHMAVVKLACGATTVDSLYALAVAILLGVGDVAFIAYSYGQIVKTVMHFPSPEARGKAGSTCTAHVCVILFFYGPGFLSVVMQRFGPSTASAAKVILANLYLLXPPALDPIVYGVKTKQIRECLFTIIRSKKIEPT; encoded by the exons ATGACCATGATTCTTTCCAATAATTCTCACCTCCTTCTACATACTTTCTTCTTGGCTGGCATCCCAGGGCTGACTGCTGCCCATATTTGGATATCCCTTcctttctgcttcatgtttgTCCTGTCACTAACTGGGAATGCAATCCTGCTTTCTCTCATCTGGACAGAACACAGGCTTCACCAGCCCATGTTTCTGTTTCTTGCTATGCTCTCTTTTGTTGACctggttctctccctctccactcttCCCAAGATGCTGGCTATTTTCTGGTTTAGTGCTACAGCCATCAGCTCCTATGCCTGTCTGTCCCAAATGTTTGTCATTCATGCATTCTCTGCCATGGAGTCAGGGGTGCTGGTGGCCATGGCCTTGGATCGCTTTGTGGCTATCTGCAACCCACTGCATTATGCAACCATCCTTACTCCTGAAGTTGTCGCCAAGATTGGAGGGCTGGTGGCACTGAGAGGTGTGGGTTTAACCATCTTCTTTCCAAGCCTGGCCCATCGACTGTCTTACTGTGGTTCACACACAATTGCTTATACCTACTGCGAGCACATGGCAGTGGTGAAGCTGGCCTGTGGGGCCACAACCGTGGACAGTCTCTATGCCTTGGCTGTGGCAATCTTACTTGGTGTGGGGGATGTGGCCTTTATTGCCTACTCTTATGGACAGATTGTCAAGACTGTGATGCATTTTCCTTCACCTGAGGCACGCGGCAAAGCAGGAAGCACATGCACAGCCCATGTCTGTGTCATCCTCTTCTTCTATGgaccaggctttctttctgtggtCATGCAGCGCTTTGGGCCATCCACAGCCTCTGCTgccaaggtcatccttgccaACCTCTACTTGC TTCCCCCTGCATTGGACCCCATTGTATATGGGGTTAAGACCAAGCAGATCCGAGAGTGTCTGTTCACAATTATACGCTCCAAGAAGATTGAACCCACTTGA
- the LOC114687237 gene encoding olfactory receptor 56A4: MALSSNNSEAPVSEFFLICFPNYQTWQHWLSLPLSLLFLLAMGANATLLITIRMEASLHEPMYYLLSLLSLLDIVLCLTVIPKVLAIFWFDNKSISFSACFLQMFIMNSFLTMESCTFMVMAYDRYVAICKPLQYPSIITDQFVARAAIFIISRNTFFSLPVPILSARLKYCAQNIVKNCICTNLSVSKLSCDDITFNKLYQLVAGWTLLGSDLILIVLSYSFIFNVVLRIKAEGAVAKALSTCGSHFILILFFSTVLLVLVITNLARERIPPDVPILLNILHHLIPPALNPIVYGVRTKEIKQGIQNLLRRL, from the coding sequence ATGGCATTATCCAGCAACAACTCTGAAGCTCCAGTCTCTGAATTCTTCCTCATCTGCTTCCCTAACTACCAGACTTGGCAGCATTGGCTGTCCTTGcccctcagcctcctcttcctcctggccaTGGGGGCCAATGCTACCCTTCTTATCACCATCAGGATGGAGGCCTCTCTTCATGAGCCCATGTACTACCTGCTCAGCCTTCTCTCCCTTCTGGACATTGTGCTCTGCCTCACTGTCATACCTAAGGTCCTAGCCATCTTCTGGTTTGACAACAAATCCATCAGcttctctgcctgcttcctccagaTGTTTATCATGAACAGTTTCCTGACGATGGAGTCCTGCACCTTCATGGtcatggcctatgatcgctatgtggccatctgcaagccTCTGCAGTACCCATCGATCATCACAGACCAGTTTGTGGCTAGAGCTGCCATCTTCATTATAAGcaggaatacatttttttctcttcctgtccctatCCTTTCTGCCAGACTAAAGTACTGTGCTCAGAACATTGTCAAGAACTGCATCTGCACCAACTTGTCTGTATCCAAACTCTCTTGTGATGACATCACCTTCAATAAACTATACCAGCTTGTAGCAGGTTGGACCCTGCTGGGCTCTGACCTCATCCTCATTGTTCTCTCTTACTCTTTTATCTTCAATGTTGTGCTCAGAATCAAAGCTGAGGGAGCTGTAGCCAAAGCCCTGAGCACATGTGGTTCCCACTTtatcctcatcctcttcttcagCACAGTCTTGCTGGTGCTGGTTATCACAAACCTGGCCAGGGAGAGGATTCCCCCGGATGTTCCCATCCTTCTCAACATCCTGCATCATCTCATCCCCCCAGCTCTGAACCCCATTGTTTATGGAGTAAGAACCAAAGAGATCAAGCAGGGAATCCAGAACTTGCTGAGGAGGTTGTAA